CCGGCCCGATACCCACCAATAACTTATCCAGCTCTTCGGCATTGGCATCATTGATATTGACGGTAATTTCGATGCCTTCATGGCTATCACCCGTGGCAGAGGCCGGGGCTGCCATCCCAAAAGCCAACCCCACGACTAGGGGCAGAGAGACAAGGACTCGCT
This Photobacterium gaetbulicola Gung47 DNA region includes the following protein-coding sequences:
- a CDS encoding putative DNA uptake protein (COG1555); its protein translation is MKRVLVSLPLVVGLAFGMAAPASATGDSHEGIEITVNINDANAEELDKLLVGIGPDKAASIIEYRQLNGPFESAEDLIKVKGIGTSTVEKNRERIKLQ